Part of the Neisseria subflava genome is shown below.
TTTGGCGGCGGCATCGGCTTCGGTAGCGTTGGCCATTTCAACAGGGTTGAGCAATGGGCCGCCGGCTTGTTCTTCCACATCGGCGGCACGGCCGTCCCAGAATTGGCTGCCCAACAAGGCGGCATTCAGAGCAGTTGGGGAGTTACGGCCACCGAATTGGCTTTTGTGACCCGCGCTGGTCGGCATGTTGTCTACGCCGGCAGTTGCCAAGTTGTGGCAAGAGTTACAGCTGACGGTGTTGCCTTTGGACAGGCGGTTTTCGTACCAAAGTTGTTGGCCGAGTTTGACCTGTTCTTCGGTAAACGGACGAACTTTTTGCATTTCGGCTAAGTCAGGCAAAGGTTTGAACGTAGCTTGCGCGCGTTCCAACAGGGCTTTGTCTTCGGCAGAAACATCGGCAGAATTTTGAGGGGCCGAAACAGCGGCGGTGCTTGCGGCAGCATCGGCACCGCTCGCGGCAGAAGCTGCTTGAGGGGTTTCGGTTGTTTGAGCCGTTTTCTCGCCGCAGGCGGTCAGCGCGGCAGAAACGGCCAAAGCCAAAGCGATTTGGTGGAGTTTTAAACGTGGCATAGGAGGGTTCCTTTGTTATGCGTTTGTTATGTCATGGATTGCTGATTGCACCAGCAATATGCCAACTATAAAAGATAAGGCGGTTTTAATTTTTTTTGTAAATCAACCTTTTAAATTTGATAAATTCTGAAAATATCACTGATAGGGAAATTTATACTATGGAACTTTTTTATTATTTATTTACAATTGCTTAGATAAATTAAGGCCGTCTGAAAAAATAAAATTCAGACGGCCTTATTCAGACGGCCTTTTAGTTTTTATTGATTACGTCCGTTATTTTATTTTAAAAAATCTTAATAAATATGGGGTTATTAAAAAATAAAAATAATTTGCGTTATTAAGCATAAAGCGTTATAAATGCGTTAACAAATGAACATTTCACTTTAGAGTTTTTTATGCTGATTGCTTTATTGATTATGCTGCGCGAGGGCATCGAAGCCGCCCTGATCGTCGGCATTGTTGCCAGTTTTTTGAAACAGTCGGGACACAGCGAGCTGATGCCGAAGGTTTGGCTGGGCGTGTTTTTGGCTTCGGTCATGTGTTTGGGTATTGGTTACGGCATTCATTCCGCTACCGGCGAGATTCCGCAAAAAGAACAGGAATTGGTGGTCGGCGCCATCGGCCTGGTGGCTGTGGCGATGCTGACGTACATGATTTTGTGGATGAAGAAGGCCGCGCGTTCGATGAAACAGCATCTTCAGGATTCTGTTCAGTCGGCCTTAAACCGCGGCAGCGGCCAGGGTTGGGCCTTGGTCGGCATGGCGTTTTTGGCTGTGGCGCGCGAAGGTTTGGAGAGTGTGTTTTTCCTGCTGGCCGTGTTCCAGCAAAGCCCGACGTGGTCTATGCCGATAGGCGCGGTGTTGGGTCTGTTGGTGGCGGTTGTCATCGGTACGCTGATTTATCAGGGCGGTATGCGCCTGAACTTGGCGAAGTTTTTCCGTTGGACGGGCGCGTTTTTGATTGTGGTAGCGGCCGGTCTGTTGGCCGGTTCATTTCGCGCGCTGCATGAGGCCGGCGTATGGAATGTGATGCAGGATATTGCTTTCGACACATCGAAATATTTGCATGAAGACAGCCCTTTAGGCGTGCTGCTCGGCGGTTTCTTCGGTTATACCGACCACCCGACCGAAGGCGAAGTCCTGATTTGGCTGCTGTATCTGGTTCCCGTCATGATTTGGTTTTTGCGCGGCAGTGCGCCGGCAAAAACGTTAACTAAATAAAAAGGAATGAAAATGAAAAAATTCAATCTAACTGCTTTGTCCGTAATGTTGGCTCTGGGTTTGACCGCGTGTCAGCCGCCTGAAGCCGAAAAAGCCGCGCCTGCCGCTTCAGGCGCATCCGCTGCCGCCAATGCCGACGGTTCGGTCAATATCGGCGTGAACGATACTGCCTGCGAACCGATGGAATTGACCGTCCCCAGCGGCCAAGTCGTGTTCAACATTAAAA
Proteins encoded:
- the efeU gene encoding iron uptake transporter permease EfeU, translating into MLIALLIMLREGIEAALIVGIVASFLKQSGHSELMPKVWLGVFLASVMCLGIGYGIHSATGEIPQKEQELVVGAIGLVAVAMLTYMILWMKKAARSMKQHLQDSVQSALNRGSGQGWALVGMAFLAVAREGLESVFFLLAVFQQSPTWSMPIGAVLGLLVAVVIGTLIYQGGMRLNLAKFFRWTGAFLIVVAAGLLAGSFRALHEAGVWNVMQDIAFDTSKYLHEDSPLGVLLGGFFGYTDHPTEGEVLIWLLYLVPVMIWFLRGSAPAKTLTK